In Hemitrygon akajei unplaced genomic scaffold, sHemAka1.3 Scf000119, whole genome shotgun sequence, the following are encoded in one genomic region:
- the LOC140723573 gene encoding NACHT, LRR and PYD domains-containing protein 3-like — MDTERGLSELPKRLKDVQQKHKETLRAQSETLRVNTILMREKVKVFQLVDRYAELTVISNVRDRRLVEHELLARGKDHEEWRQKHLCKELEKIHIAHLFHNSYSHSFRDKMKRYFAQSTSGCSAAVAGVPGIGKTTMVQKIVYDWATGKIFQQFHFVFCFKFRDLNSINCRINLRELILDQYPYFGNLMRKVWKNPEGLLFIFDGLDEFKHKIDFADSRRDTEAKHQCPDPEWWCEVSDIVYSLIQGKLLPGCSVLVTTRPTALHLLERADIRVWAEILGFVGEERKEYFIRYFEDQTVAAAVFKYVQENEILYTMSYNPSYCWILALALGPFFTQRVRDPERVPKTITQLYSYYIYNILKNHGREIENPRDVLLRVGQMAFRGVSERKIVFTGGDLINYNLQPSQFLSGFLMELLEREDSARSVVYTFPHLTIQEFVAAVAQFLNPHPGDILKFLTKAHNKRDGRFEVFLRFVAGLSSPMTARGLEEFLGPFPHETTCRVIDWVKEEVKRQSDSTNEASKMSFLNTLHYLFESQNRGLAQAVLGSVETLSFCRVRLTPIDCAVLSHAIGLCDTIKQLNLENCHIQCEGIQRLGPGLHKCQELR, encoded by the coding sequence atgttcaacagaaacacaaggagactctgcgggcacaatctgaaacactgagagtgaacacgatcctgatgagggagaaggtgaaggttttccagctggttgatcgatacgctgagctcacggtcatttctaatGTTCgggatcggagactggtggaacatgagctgctggcaagaggcaaagaccacgaggagtggagacagaaacatctcTGCAAAGAACTGGAGAAAATCCACATTGCTCATCTGTTTCACAATAGTTACTCACATAGTTTCCGGGACAAAATGAAAAGATACTTCGCACAATCGACTTCGGGAtgttcggcagcagtggccggagtcccgggaatcgggaaaacaacaatggtacaaaagattgtttatgactgggccacaggGAAAATATTCCAACAATTCCACTTTGTCTTCTGTTTCAAATTCcgagatttaaactccattaactgtagaataaacctgagggaGCTGATTctagatcagtatccttactttgggaatttaatgagaaaggtctggaagaacccagagggattgctgtttatattcgatggtttggatgaattcaaacacaaaatcgattttgctgacagtcggcGAGATACCGAagccaagcaccagtgcccagatcccgagtggtggtgtgaagtgtctgacattgtgtacagtttaatccagggcaagctgctcccagggtgctcagttctggtgaccacccgtcccactgcgttacatttattggaaaggGCAGACATtcgtgtctgggctgaaatcctgggatttgttggtgaggaacgtaaggaatatttcatcaggtattttgaagatcagacggtggcggcaGCAGTTTTCAAATACGtgcaggagaacgagatcctgtacactatgagctacaacccctcctactgctggatcctcgctctggcgctgggccccttcttcacacaaagagtcagggacccggagcgagttcccaagaccatcacccagctgtactcctactatatttacaacatcctgaaaaaccacggtcgtgagattgagaacccccgtgatgtgttactcagggttggtcagatggccttcagaggagtgtccgagaggaagattgtgtttacaggtggagatttgatcaactacaatctgcagccttcccagttcctgtccgggttcctgatggaacttttggagagagaggattctgcccggagcgtggtgtacacattcccacacctcaccatccaagagtttgtagctgcagtcgcacaattcttGAATCCACACcctggggatatcctgaaattcctcactaaaGCCCACAACAAGagagatgggcgatttgaggtatttctccgttttgttgctggtctctcctccccaatgacagctcggggcctggaggagtttctgggtccatttcctcatgaaactacctgccgggtgattgactgggtgaaggaggaggttaaacgccagagtgatAGCACGAATGAAGCTAGTAAAATGAgcttcctgaacacattgcactacctgtttgagtctcagaatcgtggactggctcaggccgtactgggatctgtggaaacactttcattctgtCGAGTGAGACTGACCCCGATTGattgcgcggtcctgtctcatgccatcggactctgtgatacaataaaacagctCAATCTGgagaactgccacattcagtgtgaaggaattcAGCGGCttggacccgggctgcacaagtgccaggagttgaggtaa